A genomic window from Equus caballus isolate H_3958 breed thoroughbred chromosome 5, TB-T2T, whole genome shotgun sequence includes:
- the ANKRD35 gene encoding ankyrin repeat domain-containing protein 35 isoform X1, with amino-acid sequence MQRIFSCSSSQVAVERWNRRDQKLLEAVQRGDVGRVAALASRKSARPTKLDSNGQSPFHLAASKGLTECLTILLANGADINSKNEDGSTALHLATISCQPQCVKVLLQHGANEDAVDAENRSPLHWAASSGCASSVLLLCDHEAFLDVLDKDGRTPLMIASLGGHTAICSQLLQRGARVNVTDKDDKSALILACEKGSAEVAELLLSHGADAGAVDSMGHDALHYALRTQDKVLWRLLRQALNRRRQGGQGLVQHPDLASQAFPSEPQVGSPPKSPWRAEAEEEQEEEEDEEDPCSDEWRWKYEEEQRKVSQLEQKLIRKTEECKAQAAAYLGLENQIREQVQELGFLLSQEPGAPGEQGTSLRPGGDGMEQGCPLDLLAKHIQELKKQQRATAAATANPVLASKKAEDSAPGEIQYEAHVKSQTEEQGPPQSPRSDTIGKTTGQQLTTNGGQSLGPDHTDQQHADRKERPQTPRAEPIGTEAEPVGTAAMNQLLLQLREELAAVWREKDAARGALSRPVLEGALGTPRAEAAAAAWEKMEARLERVLVRLDWAKAGLQMKPEAPAQEPRKGAPKAGLGTIAKEDEGREKRVLGAQGQPLWVPGGEQMPGGGLAKGQLEKEVSALRLSNSNLLEELGELGQERQRLQRELQSLSQRLQREFVPKPEAQVQLQQLRRSVGLLTDELAMEKEATEKLRKRLASQSSGLQGLWDCLPPDLVGKGSARGTVAEPLEELQACISTLVDRHCEAQQVLARLEEENQQLRGSSATRAEPGSSSKDPASPQVAALEQDLGKLEEELRAVQATMSGKSQEIGKLKQLLYQATEEVAELRAREAASLRQHEKTRGSLVAQAQAWGQELKALLEKYNTACREMGRLRQAVAEERRKSGDLAARAAEQERQASEMRGRSDQFEKTAELLKEKMEHLIGACQDKEAKIKELLKKLEQLSEEVLAVRGENARLAQQLQESQKNHEEIISTYRNHLLNAAQGYMEQDVYHILLRILSMQED; translated from the exons ATGCAGCGCATCTTCTCCTGCTCCAGCTCACAGGTGGCG GTGGAGAGATGGAACCGCCGTGATCAGAAGCTGCTGGAGGCAGTGCAGCGGGGGGACGTGGGACGCGTGGCTGCCCTGGCCTCCAGGAAGTCGGCCCGACCCACCAAGTTAGACTCAAACGGCCAGTCCCC GTTTCATCTGGCAGCATCCAAAGGCTTGACGGAATGTCTGACTATACTGCTTGCAAATGGGGCTGACATCAACAGCAAGAATGAGGATG gAAGCACCGCCCTGCACTTGGCCACCATCTCCTGCCAGCCACAGTGTGTCAAGGTCCTGCTGCAG CATGGTGCCAATGAAGATGCTGTGGATGCAGAAAATCGTAGTCCGTTGCACTGGGCAG cctcctctggcTGTGCCTCAAGTGTGCTCCTGTTGTGTGACCACGAAGCCTTTCTGGACGTCCTGGATAAG GATGGACGTACACCCCTGATGATTGCATCACTGGGTGGTCACACAGCTATCTGCTCACAGCTACTACAGAGAGGCGCCAGAGTTAATGTCACGGACAAGGATGACAA ATCGGCTCTGATCCTGGCCTGTGAGAAAGGCAGCGCTGAGGTGGCTGAACTGCTCCTGAGCCATGGAGCGGATGCAGGGGCGGTGGACAGCATGGGGCATGATGCTCTGCATTATGCTCTACGCACACAAGACAAGGTGCTGTGGAGGCTGCTGCGGCAGGCCCTGAACCGGCGGCGGCAGGGAG GTCAGGGACTAGTTCAACATCCAGATCTTGCATCTCAG GCCTTTCCATCTGAGCCTCAGGTGGGTTCTCCACCAAAGAGCCCATGGAGAGCGGAGgctgaggaggagcaggaagaagaggaggatgaagaAGACCCATGCTCAGATGAGTGGAGGTGGAAGTATGAAGAGGAGCAAAGGAAAGTTTCTCAGTTGGAGCAGAAGCTGATACGAAAGACAGAAGAGTGTAAAGCTCAAGCTGCAGCTTACTTGGGCCTGGAGAACCAGATTCGAGAGCAGGTGCAGGAGCTGGGGTTCCTTCTATCCCAAGAGCCTggagctccaggagagcagggcaCTAGTCTCCGGCCTGGAGGAGATGGCATGGAGCAGGGTTGTCCCCTGGACCTGCTGGCTAAGCACATACAAGAGCTAAAGAAGCAGCAGCGAGCAACAGCTGCAGCCACAGCAAACCCAGTATTAGCCTCCAAGAAGGCAGAGGATTCAGCCCCAGGGGAGATCCAGTATGAAGCCCATGTGAAGTCCCAAACAGAAGAACAGGGGCCACCCCAGAGCCCAAGGTCTGATACCATTGGGAAAACCACAGGACAGCAACTTACCACCAATGGTGGACAGTCCCTTGGCCCTGATCATACTGACCAGCAGCATGCTGACCGGAAGGAGAGGCCCCAGACCCCAAGGGCTGAACCAATAGGCACAGAGGCTGAACCAGTGGGCACAGCAGCCATGAACCAGCTCCTGCTACAACTAAGGGAGgagctggctgcagtgtggcGAGAAAAGGATGCTGCCCGGGGGGCTTTGTCAAGACCCGTCTTGGAGGGAGCTCTGGGGACACCCCGGGCTGAGGCTGCAGCAGCTGCCTGGGAGAAGATGGAAGCCAGGCTGGAGCGGGTGCTGGTGAGGCTGGATTGGGCAAAGGCAGGACTACAGATGAAACCTGAGGCCCCTGCCCAGGAGCCCAGAAAGGGAGCCCCAAAGGCAGGCCTAGGGACCATCGCCAAAGAGgatgaaggaagggagaaaagggttCTTGGGGCCCAGGGACAGCCTCTATGGGTGCCTGGAGGGGAACAGATGCCTGGAGGAGGCCTGGCAAAGGGACAGCTGGAGAAGGAGGTATCAGCACTGAGACTGAGCAACAGTAACTTGCTGGAGGAATTGGGAGAGCTGGGGCAGGAGCGGCAGCGGTTGCAGAGGGAGCTGCAGTCACTGAGCCAGCGGCTGCAGCGGGAGTTCGTGCCCAAACCAGAGGCACAGGTCCAGCTACAGCAGTTGAGGCGGAGTGTGGGGCTGCTGACAGATGAACTGGCAATGGAGAAGGAGGCCACGGAAAAGTTGCGGAAACGCCTGGCCTCCCAGAGCAGTGGCCTCCAAGGGCTGTGGGACTGCCTTCCCCCAGATCTAGTGGGCAAGGGGAGCGCACGAGGCACAGTGGCTGAGCCCTTGGAGGAGCTGCAGGCCTGCATCAGCACCCTGGTGGACAGGCACTGTGAGGCACAGCAGGTGCTGGCTAGGTTGGAGGAGGAAAATCAGCAGCTGCGGGGGTCCTCTGCCACACGTGCAGAGCCAGGCTCCTCCTCAAAGGACCCAGCATCCCCCCAAGTGGCTGCGCTGGAGCAAGACTtggggaagctggaggaagaGCTGCGGGCTGTTCAGGCCACAATGAGTGGGAAGAGCCAGGAGATCGGGAAGCTGAAGCAGCTGCTTTACCAAGCCACAGAGGAAGTGGCTGAGCTGAGGGCCCGGGAGGCAGCCAGCTTGCGGCAGCATGAGAAAACTCGGGGCTCACTAGTGGCCCAGGCCCAGGCTTGGGGTCAGGAGCTAAAGGCTCTGCTAGAAAAGTATAACACAGCGTGCAGGGAAATGGGTAGGCTTCGGCAGGCTGTGGCGGAGGAGCGCCGCAAGAGTGGAGACCTGGCTGCACGGGCTGCTGAGCAGGAGCGACAGGCCAGTGAGATGCGCGGGCGCTCAGATCAGTTTGAGAAAACAGCGGAGCTGCTGAAAGAGAAGATGGAGCATCTCATTGGGGCTTGCCAGGACAAGGAGGCCAAG ATCAAGGAATTGTTGAAGAAGCTGGAGCAGCTTTCAGAGGAGGTCCTAGCAGTTCGGGGAGAAAATGCTCGCCTTGCCCAGCAGCTGCAG GAGTCCCAGAAGAACCACGAAGAGATCATCTCCACCTACAGGAATCATCTGCTGAATGCTGCTCAG GGCTACATGGAACAAGATGTGTACCATATCCTACTGCGAATCCTCAGCATGCAGGAGGACTGA
- the ANKRD35 gene encoding ankyrin repeat domain-containing protein 35 isoform X2 — protein sequence MIASLGGHTAICSQLLQRGARVNVTDKDDKSALILACEKGSAEVAELLLSHGADAGAVDSMGHDALHYALRTQDKVLWRLLRQALNRRRQGGQGLVQHPDLASQAFPSEPQVGSPPKSPWRAEAEEEQEEEEDEEDPCSDEWRWKYEEEQRKVSQLEQKLIRKTEECKAQAAAYLGLENQIREQVQELGFLLSQEPGAPGEQGTSLRPGGDGMEQGCPLDLLAKHIQELKKQQRATAAATANPVLASKKAEDSAPGEIQYEAHVKSQTEEQGPPQSPRSDTIGKTTGQQLTTNGGQSLGPDHTDQQHADRKERPQTPRAEPIGTEAEPVGTAAMNQLLLQLREELAAVWREKDAARGALSRPVLEGALGTPRAEAAAAAWEKMEARLERVLVRLDWAKAGLQMKPEAPAQEPRKGAPKAGLGTIAKEDEGREKRVLGAQGQPLWVPGGEQMPGGGLAKGQLEKEVSALRLSNSNLLEELGELGQERQRLQRELQSLSQRLQREFVPKPEAQVQLQQLRRSVGLLTDELAMEKEATEKLRKRLASQSSGLQGLWDCLPPDLVGKGSARGTVAEPLEELQACISTLVDRHCEAQQVLARLEEENQQLRGSSATRAEPGSSSKDPASPQVAALEQDLGKLEEELRAVQATMSGKSQEIGKLKQLLYQATEEVAELRAREAASLRQHEKTRGSLVAQAQAWGQELKALLEKYNTACREMGRLRQAVAEERRKSGDLAARAAEQERQASEMRGRSDQFEKTAELLKEKMEHLIGACQDKEAKIKELLKKLEQLSEEVLAVRGENARLAQQLQESQKNHEEIISTYRNHLLNAAQGYMEQDVYHILLRILSMQED from the exons ATGATTGCATCACTGGGTGGTCACACAGCTATCTGCTCACAGCTACTACAGAGAGGCGCCAGAGTTAATGTCACGGACAAGGATGACAA ATCGGCTCTGATCCTGGCCTGTGAGAAAGGCAGCGCTGAGGTGGCTGAACTGCTCCTGAGCCATGGAGCGGATGCAGGGGCGGTGGACAGCATGGGGCATGATGCTCTGCATTATGCTCTACGCACACAAGACAAGGTGCTGTGGAGGCTGCTGCGGCAGGCCCTGAACCGGCGGCGGCAGGGAG GTCAGGGACTAGTTCAACATCCAGATCTTGCATCTCAG GCCTTTCCATCTGAGCCTCAGGTGGGTTCTCCACCAAAGAGCCCATGGAGAGCGGAGgctgaggaggagcaggaagaagaggaggatgaagaAGACCCATGCTCAGATGAGTGGAGGTGGAAGTATGAAGAGGAGCAAAGGAAAGTTTCTCAGTTGGAGCAGAAGCTGATACGAAAGACAGAAGAGTGTAAAGCTCAAGCTGCAGCTTACTTGGGCCTGGAGAACCAGATTCGAGAGCAGGTGCAGGAGCTGGGGTTCCTTCTATCCCAAGAGCCTggagctccaggagagcagggcaCTAGTCTCCGGCCTGGAGGAGATGGCATGGAGCAGGGTTGTCCCCTGGACCTGCTGGCTAAGCACATACAAGAGCTAAAGAAGCAGCAGCGAGCAACAGCTGCAGCCACAGCAAACCCAGTATTAGCCTCCAAGAAGGCAGAGGATTCAGCCCCAGGGGAGATCCAGTATGAAGCCCATGTGAAGTCCCAAACAGAAGAACAGGGGCCACCCCAGAGCCCAAGGTCTGATACCATTGGGAAAACCACAGGACAGCAACTTACCACCAATGGTGGACAGTCCCTTGGCCCTGATCATACTGACCAGCAGCATGCTGACCGGAAGGAGAGGCCCCAGACCCCAAGGGCTGAACCAATAGGCACAGAGGCTGAACCAGTGGGCACAGCAGCCATGAACCAGCTCCTGCTACAACTAAGGGAGgagctggctgcagtgtggcGAGAAAAGGATGCTGCCCGGGGGGCTTTGTCAAGACCCGTCTTGGAGGGAGCTCTGGGGACACCCCGGGCTGAGGCTGCAGCAGCTGCCTGGGAGAAGATGGAAGCCAGGCTGGAGCGGGTGCTGGTGAGGCTGGATTGGGCAAAGGCAGGACTACAGATGAAACCTGAGGCCCCTGCCCAGGAGCCCAGAAAGGGAGCCCCAAAGGCAGGCCTAGGGACCATCGCCAAAGAGgatgaaggaagggagaaaagggttCTTGGGGCCCAGGGACAGCCTCTATGGGTGCCTGGAGGGGAACAGATGCCTGGAGGAGGCCTGGCAAAGGGACAGCTGGAGAAGGAGGTATCAGCACTGAGACTGAGCAACAGTAACTTGCTGGAGGAATTGGGAGAGCTGGGGCAGGAGCGGCAGCGGTTGCAGAGGGAGCTGCAGTCACTGAGCCAGCGGCTGCAGCGGGAGTTCGTGCCCAAACCAGAGGCACAGGTCCAGCTACAGCAGTTGAGGCGGAGTGTGGGGCTGCTGACAGATGAACTGGCAATGGAGAAGGAGGCCACGGAAAAGTTGCGGAAACGCCTGGCCTCCCAGAGCAGTGGCCTCCAAGGGCTGTGGGACTGCCTTCCCCCAGATCTAGTGGGCAAGGGGAGCGCACGAGGCACAGTGGCTGAGCCCTTGGAGGAGCTGCAGGCCTGCATCAGCACCCTGGTGGACAGGCACTGTGAGGCACAGCAGGTGCTGGCTAGGTTGGAGGAGGAAAATCAGCAGCTGCGGGGGTCCTCTGCCACACGTGCAGAGCCAGGCTCCTCCTCAAAGGACCCAGCATCCCCCCAAGTGGCTGCGCTGGAGCAAGACTtggggaagctggaggaagaGCTGCGGGCTGTTCAGGCCACAATGAGTGGGAAGAGCCAGGAGATCGGGAAGCTGAAGCAGCTGCTTTACCAAGCCACAGAGGAAGTGGCTGAGCTGAGGGCCCGGGAGGCAGCCAGCTTGCGGCAGCATGAGAAAACTCGGGGCTCACTAGTGGCCCAGGCCCAGGCTTGGGGTCAGGAGCTAAAGGCTCTGCTAGAAAAGTATAACACAGCGTGCAGGGAAATGGGTAGGCTTCGGCAGGCTGTGGCGGAGGAGCGCCGCAAGAGTGGAGACCTGGCTGCACGGGCTGCTGAGCAGGAGCGACAGGCCAGTGAGATGCGCGGGCGCTCAGATCAGTTTGAGAAAACAGCGGAGCTGCTGAAAGAGAAGATGGAGCATCTCATTGGGGCTTGCCAGGACAAGGAGGCCAAG ATCAAGGAATTGTTGAAGAAGCTGGAGCAGCTTTCAGAGGAGGTCCTAGCAGTTCGGGGAGAAAATGCTCGCCTTGCCCAGCAGCTGCAG GAGTCCCAGAAGAACCACGAAGAGATCATCTCCACCTACAGGAATCATCTGCTGAATGCTGCTCAG GGCTACATGGAACAAGATGTGTACCATATCCTACTGCGAATCCTCAGCATGCAGGAGGACTGA